The following are encoded in a window of Procambarus clarkii isolate CNS0578487 chromosome 33, FALCON_Pclarkii_2.0, whole genome shotgun sequence genomic DNA:
- the LOC123748269 gene encoding neurogenic differentiation factor 1-like, with the protein MAKSDNVVRARDQMGVSVDNNNNSSNKYSGNAKGIAVTKYQLRPRSEKSRRHCYDSDWSFQDTLRHKPRPPPLSRYRRKTANARERYRMRQINTAFDSLRGVLPSWVCSRRASTDLTKITTLKLASAYIRSLQDILDGNAQEDTYSWILSSILGDAPSPQQPQPVHHYSPTTSPSKTQQQQQQQQLAPAHATTDAELVSFLCSASNHDFHESLESFSYLSPAPDTDTVSLLLLGADPPRCWGETQLTLPVS; encoded by the coding sequence ATGGCCAAATCAGACAATGTAGTGAGGGCGCGCGACCAGATGGGTGTGTCAGtggacaataacaacaacagcagcaacaagtaCTCAGGGAATGCTAAAGGAATCGCAGTTACCAAGTACCAGTTGCGGCCGCGCTCTGAGAAATCGAGGCGCCACTGTtacgacagtgactggagtttcCAGGACACACTGCGGCACAAGCCGCGGCCGCCGCCACTCTCCAGGTACCGCAGGAAGACCGCCAACGCCCGGGAGCGGTACCGCATGCGGCAGATCAACACCGCCTTCGACAGCCTTCGTGGTGTGTTGCCCTCTTGGGTGTGTAGTCGCCGCGCCTCCACCGACCTGACGAAGATCACCACACTCAAACTGGCCTCCGCGTACATCAGGTCCCTCCAGGACATCCTGGACGGCAACGCCCAGGAGGACACCTACTCCTGGATCCTCTCTAGCATCCTAGGCGACGCTCCCAGCCCCCAGCAACCCCAGCCTGTCCACCACTACAGCCCCACCACCAGTCCCAGCaagacccagcagcagcagcagcagcagcaactcgcCCCGGCGCACGCAACCACAGACGCCGAATTAGTCTCCTTCCTGTGTAGTGCCTCGAACCACGACTTCCACGAGAGCTTGGAGTCCTTCTCGTATCTGTCTCCTGCACCGGACACCGACACCGTCAGCCTCCTGCTGCTGGGGGCAGACCCGCCTCGCTGCTGGGGAGAGACCCAGCTCACTCTCCCAGTGTCGTGA
- the LOC138370756 gene encoding uncharacterized protein, protein MEAFRALYTAYVGPVLEYAAPPWSSHLKKYIRKLEKTQKFATRFVPELRGMECEERLKVLNLTILEKWREWRDMVETSTRIGGTSFGGTRRGGTSRDGTSIGGTSRGGTSRDGTSIGGTSIGGTSRGGTSIGGTSRGGTSSGGTSREGTSIGGTSRGDTSRGGTSIGGTSRGGTSREGTSIGGTSRGGTSIGGTSRGGTSREGTSIGGTSRGGTSREVPVEEIPVGEVPVLEVPVEEVPVEKVPVEEVPVGKVPVLEVPVEEVPVGEVPVEEVPVGEVPVLEVPVEEVPVEKVPVEEVPVGEVPVLEVPVEEVPVEKVPVEEVPVGKVPVLEVPVEKVPVLEVPVLEVLVVEVSVEEVPVGEVPVLEVPVEEVPVGEVPVEEIPVGEVPVGEVPVLEVPVEEIPVGEVPVEVVPVEKVPVLEVPVEEIPVGEVPVVEVPVLEVPVEEIPVEEIPVGEVPVEEVPVGEVPVEEVPVEKVPVLEVPVEEIPVGEVPVVEEPVEEVPVLEVPVEEIPVGEVPVEEVPVEKVQVLEVPVEEIPVGEVPVVEEPVEEVPVLEVPVEEIPVGEVPVEKIPVGEVPSIGGTSRGGTSREGTSTGGTS, encoded by the exons atggaggcatttagggcgctttacactgcctacgtgggaccagtcttagagtatgcagcaccaCCATGGAGTTCCCACCTGAAGAaatacataaggaaactggaaaagactcagaagtttgcgacgaggtttgttccagagttacgagggatggagtGTGAAGAGCGCCTGAAAGTACTGAACCTGACGATACtagaaaaatggagagagtggagagacATGGTAGAGAC GAGTACCCGTATTGGAGGTACCAGTTTTGGAGGTACCAGAAGAGGAGGTACTAGTAGGGATGGTACCAGTATTGGAGGTACCAGTAGAGGAGGTACTAGTAGGGATGGTACCAGTATTGGAGGTACCAGTATTGGAGGTACCAGTAGAGGAGGTACCAGTATTGGAGGTACCAGTAGAGGAGGTACTAGTAGTGGAGGTACCAGTAGAGAAGGTACCAGTATTGGAGGTACCAGTAGAGGAGATACCAGTAGGGGAGGTACCAGTATCGGAGGTACCAGTAGAGGAGGTACCAGTAGAGAAGGTACCAGTATTGGAGGTACCAGTAGAGGAGGTACCAGTATTGGAGGTACCAGTAGAGGAGGTACCAGTAGAGAAGGTACCAGTATTGGAGGTACCAGTAGAGGAGGTACCAGTAGGGAGGTACCAGTAGAGGAGATACCAGTAGGGGAGGTACCAGTATTGGAGGTACCAGTAGAGGAGGTACCAGTAGAGAAGGTACCAGTAGAGGAGGTACCAGTAGGGAAGGTACCAGTATTGGAGGTACCAGTAGAGGAGGTACCAGTAGGGGAGGTACCAGTAGAGGAGGTACCAGTAGGGGAGGTACCAGTATTGGAGGTACCAGTAGAGGAGGTACCAGTAGAGAAGGTACCAGTAGAGGAGGTACCAGTAGGGGAGGTACCAGTATTGGAGGTACCAGTAGAGGAGGTACCAGTAGAGAAGGTACCAGTAGAGGAGGTACCAGTAGGGAAGGTACCAGTATTGGAGGTACCAGTAGAGAAGGTACCAGTATTGGAGGTACCAGTATTGGAGGTACTAGTAGTGGAGGTATCAGTAGAGGAGGTACCAGTAGGGGAGGTACCAGTATTGGAGGTACCAGTAGAGGAGGTACCAGTAGGGGAGGTACCAGTAGAGGAGATACCAGTAGGGGAGGTACCAGTAGGGGAGGTACCAGTATTGGAAGTACCAGTAGAGGAGATACCAGTAGGGGAGGTACCAGTAGAGGTGGTACCAGTAGAGAAGGTACCAGTATTGGAGGTACCAGTAGAGGAGATACCAGTAGGGGAGGTACCAGTAGTGGAGGTACCAGTATTGGAAGTACCAGTAGAGGAGATACCAGTAGAGGAGATACCAGTAGGGGAGGTACCAGTAGAGGAGGTACCAGTAGGGGAGGTACCAGTAGAGGAGGTACCAGTAGAGAAGGTACCAGTATTGGAGGTACCAGTAGAGGAGATACCAGTAGGGGAGGTACCAGTAGTGGAGGAACCAGTAGAGGAGGTACCAGTATTGGAAGTACCAGTTGAGGAGATACCAGTAGGGGAGGTACCAGTAGAGGAGGTACCAGTAGAGAAGGTACAAGTATTGGAGGTACCAGTAGAGGAGATACCAGTAGGGGAGGTACCAGTAGTGGAGGAACCAGTAGAGGAGGTACCAGTATTGGAAGTACCAGTAGAGGAGATACCAGTAGGGGAGGTACCAGTAGAGAAGATACCAGTAGGGGAGGTTCCTAGTATTGGAGGTACCAGTAGAGGAGGTACCAGTAGAGAAGGTACCAGTACAGGAGGTACAAGTTGA